The Coprobacillus cateniformis DNA window GCATTCTCTTCATTATTTAAATATCTTTCACATATTTCTGTTCCATATTGTAAAGGTTCATTAGCAATCTGATTATAAATAGTAATTAAAGCTGACATCGAGGCATAACGTGAAGCACTGACAATTTGACCATCTATCATTGCAAATGGTAAACAAGATAATTCTCCTGCAAGATAATCATGTCCCTGAATAGCACCATTTTCATCACAAAAACAACCACCGATTCCAGTTCCAATTAAAACATAAGCACTCGTTTTTGTATTTTGCCCTTGTCCCAATTTTAATTCACATAAACCAGCAGCCTTTGCATCATTAATAGTAGCTGTGGGTTTATGCAATCTTTTTTCTATTTCCTGATTAACATATGTCTTATACATAATTCTGACATTTTTAGCTGCTTCAGACATCACCTGAGAAGTTTCATCAATAACTCCTGGAGCACTGACACCTATCAATTCAATTTCATTAAGATTATAGATATCAGCACATAAATAATCATAAAAAGCTTCAACAGTTTCATATTTTTGTGTTTCTTTTTTCCATTTCTTAATAACTTTCATATTTTTATGAATTAAAGCATATTTGATAAAAGTTCCACCTATATCAATTCCCAAATAATACATAATAATTCTCC harbors:
- a CDS encoding ROK family protein, producing the protein MYYLGIDIGGTFIKYALIHKNMKVIKKWKKETQKYETVEAFYDYLCADIYNLNEIELIGVSAPGVIDETSQVMSEAAKNVRIMYKTYVNQEIEKRLHKPTATINDAKAAGLCELKLGQGQNTKTSAYVLIGTGIGGCFCDENGAIQGHDYLAGELSCLPFAMIDGQIVSASRYASMSALITIYNQIANEPLQYGTEICERYLNNEENALKAMNQWCTNIIFVLNTITLCYNPEVICIGGGISEEQWFIQKIQKMYQELIPKRFASLVTTKIKSCQYHNDANLLGAVLYTISNRE